In a single window of the Bacillus rossius redtenbacheri isolate Brsri chromosome 8, Brsri_v3, whole genome shotgun sequence genome:
- the LOC134534755 gene encoding uncharacterized protein LOC134534755 isoform X1 gives MLIHYFLFIFFHRCRYGLKLEMASREKKQIASKQVTSKKECPPIDKSTIESIGGKTVSSEKKVSLKKLSNQKQLSVKRNSRSAKSNHADAANSNKTNSKNSSLKEKNLHLSTVSKCKSVPKKQTECVKKLKKDTKEPSDSQLKATSKWEPRKKCKTNIFTKQKVMGNLKSRTSVENVADEDSKDLLGLDETSFVNRLFATSVSQKQNQNAKLKKKYKKQICTSGLDVCNGIRSRSAPYLTRSDSPVRVLRNGKKRKLKDPGMFEGLDSIEPTKKRRRVASVTKEGTAESDSGTQNTLGARVECVSVILNPESVGDDELTSLQNAQRSICKDESNDACAQNTKLCELQCDNERAKNTKVNGQCISESCTQEINENKVTQSTSSFDVPITNCSVEDITAITTGTVSSHSTEVKKVDSCGEYNLGKTISNRIAELIKRSKIGETRRSSGSDDEGIIMKQDPQICDDVGLCDELQKQNDSHSNLCESGDNAKTGGIGVSVSFCKDKVTSNSNIGAVISEISCGSGQSLDSADSSNIPDVSSLLELNFSEVRAAISKKIQNCAKESSSGDLTFKDRVSVKDVISNNADNEPLIHSKKPEVTISLELTGPKSSSSEKRESPDCNEKSSVILGQTFQQGLGKSCKRMLEKVGENSSGGLKKAKMQNKPIRTFKKFQASHHRKCYAGPGKKTGITKMFSLNKTSVSVGESAATSSGPEVSCKSGINENLKQQTQIDAKNTLKKCPCPDNCNNHLNYSCNVLTSNGINGKILHENETLQTERIEMLKMMDVFEFRDESEEVSNQGKLLNPTILVGCGDTEISEPDTRMAQRSFSGKDGKCTIATSMDSGVDSAVVDLPTAARNDASERSSEGFGVKSEGSYVSAADFAPNSSICVENLKANTPDPLIADTLNELVMLASEPISTTLSGCKKNDNNLADEVCEQNPCGKTAKGEKHLPKVTASEGSLQTGNCKVDIVSTNKNIDEITLPVDGATQKVKEINPSSGCSTENDISRLESLCSNCSSAENKADVNNVCVDKVELVNHLCTNNFSELFKPKILDTKENKEFDCSVFSEGKDNKCGLAIVTKCEWPGEKILGTSVDNPISNVPNARTLCKESEVVVTDVLNDVLTRVKNWVEGVLDETSQLQGDVGGNVTVNSQVKKMHITENEPVESIQIDLKPEDCLKSEQERSLFCENKQNVKSRTRDTMTGTDLENELKEESISSCGTGSSFKTAQKLKDEAERLSLVEETKVSTADETHLITVTHQPGSDRGLGVVPESGSQAEGIAYLAEGLQKILSMKSSSGEMEVEEEKEAEEVAELGKCEDCCSTKPQRVEPRAAESGESTSVVSARIGHVAAAQEKSCSEEDGRKRVETEEGVSVQSDSASLENRQENSAECTVMEESNEAKDHDSTSEQFVGGEPTTGKEVYGHREPAEDESPEALAVKESILSALGLQSLRAAAAAAAAAAAAAASEGSEKPGYTGTLKTVIKVSRSPDKKNARVQVRAKKIRGADNPGSSTDDALDEREAVELDGVERIKYSIYSESNSSDVNKTSLSPEQGVRKSVKLSCTQRFQNDDGTQVLGEKDSTVTNQDDDGKSSGKQDSNLIIPEKSSSFSIHPQRLCSDVCSYCFGKFGSLDTPCHVAQLKSLERQRNILRIETHLTAESCLCDACYRHVDRKANCPSYKPNRKRQHRSDDSHPKSLCCVQECSLPAYHTVRRKWLLKLKRSIAKKVPIDMEKAPQHLPFPLCSQHYYWVDFFMVCGVCKRKLTRNHMYPLGSEVTDLNKYLIGDGIPVHLTDKIFLCKLCRYFCTLRLKHKDPSQLTGNHKMFFDSYRKRILHYNDIEVMDSNEVAQPIIMPPKSKRRKTKDKEASTETESVGKAKNKSDVMQPTAAASGSVSITSEQQRSEPQVEFICLGNAGSDTNRSGASTPSVDYSTLDTSAGTTTINIVSYDTDTGGKTAKHRAGQSSGHSVLKRPFYPGSEELPLHANFDFHSKLQDERLSKPGEWDKCTATIQFDKQTKKLFQQLQRPYGNHSSFFRHLILLENYWRSGDLALTPNASQRAVSYVTSVNNRISAFEGHSSPLFPVPPATAVISSAPSLPVIDLPLRRPAGSGASPVVVASQGMTVMAVPASSAASVSCTPVFSSIPLVSAPSPSPVFTSPGNFLQGRRVPNVLQVTAGGKSFSIVPNMMQIKQLQALHHKQQLEKQRQECQVSGFVPLITDVRSLPTEAWEQKAHASTQSRQSKVSVTILPKPAPKVAIPALRPGVKPSTVVTPTGIILSKTPELSVIAVPMEANVPVLSSVRSDTPGS, from the exons ATGTTAATTcattactttttgtttattttttttcacaggTGCAGATATGGTCTGAAACTTGAAATGGCTAGTCGTGAAAAGAAACAAATAGCAAGTAAACAGGTCACAAGTAAGAAAGAATGTCCACCAATTGACAAGTCTACAATTGAAAGCATTGGAGGAAAAACTGtctcttctgagaagaaagtATCTCTGAAGAAATTGAGTAATCAGAAGCAGCTCTCTGTCAAAAGGAATTCAAGATCTGCTAAATCAAATCACGCAGATGCTGCAAATTCTAATAAAACTAATAGTAAAAATTCAagcctaaaggaaaaaaatttgcaTCTTTCAACTGTTTCAAAATGTAAATCTGTTCCCAAAAAACAAActgaatgtgtaaaaaaattgaaaaaagatACCAAAGAACCTTCAGATTCCCAATTGAAAGCTACATCTAAGTGGGAACCCCggaaaaaatgtaaaactaatatttttaccaAGCAGAAAGTAATGGGAAATTTGAAATCGAGAACTAGCGTGGAAAATGTAGCTGATGAAGATTCAAAAGATTTGTTAGGGTTGGATGAGACTTCATTTGTGAATCGGTTATTTGCAACATCAGTGTCACAGAAGCAAAATCAAAATGCAAAGTTAAAGAAGAAGTACAAAAAGCAAATTTGTACTAGTGGCTTGGATGTTTGCAATGGAATACGCAGTAGAAGTGCTCCATACTTAACGAGGTCAGATTCACCTGTGAGAGTTTTAAGGAATGGTAAGAAGAGAAAACTGAAAGATCCAGGCATGTTTGAAGGACTTGACAGCATTGAACCTACTAAGAAAAGACGACGTGTTGCAAGTGTAACCAAAGAAGGTACTGCCGAAAGTGACTCTGGTACTCAAAATACTTTAGGTGCACGAGTAGAGTGTGTTAGTGTTATTCTTAATCCTGAGTCTGTTGGTGATGATGAACTGACTAGTCTTCAGAATGCGCAAAGAAGTATCTGCAAGGATGAGAGTAATGATGCGTGTGCACAGAATACAAAACTTTGTGAATTACAGTGTGATAATGAGCGTGCGAAAAATACGAAAGTAAATGGGCAGTGTATTAGTGAGTCTTGCACCcaagaaataaatgaaaataaagtaaCTCAAAGTACTTCATCATTTGATGTGCCGATTACAAACTGTAGTGTTGAAGATATTACTGCAATAACTACCGGTACTGTCAGTTCTCACAGTACTGAAGTGAAGAAAGTTGACAGTTGTGGTGAGTATAATCTTGGTAAGACAATTTCAAATAGAATTGCAGAGTTGATTAAACGTAGCAAAATTGGTGAAACGAGAAGGAGCAGTGGAAGTGATGACGAAGGCATCATCATGAAACAGGACCCACAGATTTGCGATGATGTTGGATTGTGCGATGAATTACAGAAACAAAATGATAGTCACTCTAACCTGTGTGAATCGGGTGATAATGCTAAGACAGGTGGGATTGGTGTTAGTGTAtcattttgtaaagataaagtGACCTCAAATTCGAACATTGGTGCTGTGATTAGCGAGATAAGCTGTGGTTCAGGCCAGAGCTTAGATTCTGCAGACAGCAGCAATATTCCTGATGTTAGCAGTCTGTTGGAGTTAAATTTCTCAGAAGTGAGAGCAGCAATTTCCAAGAAAATACAAAATTGTGCAAAAGAAAGCTCCTCTGGTGATTTAACATTCAAAGACAGAGTAAGTGTTAAAGATGTAATATCTAATAATGCTGATAATGAACCCTTGATCCATAGTAAAAAACCAGAGGTCACTATTTCTTTGGAACTTACCGGTCCAAAATCTAGTTCTTCTGAAAAACGTGAAAGTCCAGATTGTAATGAGAAATCTTCTGTGATATTAGGTCAAACTTTTCAACAAGGCCTGGGAAAAAGTTGTAAACGTATGTTAGAAAAAGTGGGAGAAAACTCAAGTGGTGGTCTTAAAAAGGCAAAAATGCAGAATAAGCCAATTCGTACCTTTAAGAAATTTCAAGCATCGCATCATAGAAAATGTTATGCTGGACCAGGCAAAAAGACTGGCATTACAAAAATGTTCTCACTTAATAAAACTTCAGTTTCTGTTGGTGAGTCGGCTGCTACTTCTTCGGGCCCAGAAGTGTCGTGTAAATCTGGCATCAATGAAAATCTCAAACAGCAAACCCAGATAGATgcaaaaaacactttaaaaaagtgCCCATGTCCAGATAATTGTAACAATCATTTAAATTACAGCTGCAATGTGCTGACGAGTAATGGGATAAATGGgaaaattttgcatgaaaatgaAACTTTGCAGACTGAGAGAATTGAAATGCTCAAAATGATGGATGTTTTTGAATTTCGAGACGAGTCTGAAGAGGTTAGCAACCAGGGAAAGTTGCTGAATCCTACAATATTGGTCGGCTGTGGCGATACTGAGATTAGTGAACCTGATACAAGAATGGCTCAGAGATCATTCTCTGGCAAAGATGGAAAATGTACGATAGCTACGAGCATGGATTCAGGTGTTGATTCTGCTGTCGTAGACCTTCCCACTGCAGCTAGGAATGATGCAAGCGAAAGGTCTTCAGAAGGTTTTGGAGTGAAGAGTGAAGGGAGTTATGTATCAGCAGCTGATTTTGCACCCAATTCAAGTATTTGTGTGGAAAATCTAAAGGCAAACACTCCAGATCCATTGATAGCAGATACTCTCAATGAACTGGTGATGCTTGCATCCGAACCAATCTCCACAACTTTAAGTGGTTGTAAGAAAAACGACAACAATCTGGCTGATGAAGTGTGTGAACAAAATCCTTGTGGAAAAACAGCTAAGGGAGAGAAACATTTACCAAAAGTAACTGCTAGTGAAGGTAGTCTGCAGACTGGAAACTGTAAGGTGGACATAGTATcaactaataaaaatattgatgaaattacTTTACCTGTGGATGGTGCAACACAGAAAGTTAAAGAAATTAACCCATCATCTGGATGTTCAACTGAAAACGACATTAGTCGTTTGGAATCTTTATGCTCGAATTGCTCAAGTGCAGAGAATAAGGCTGATGTGAATAATGTGTGTGTTGACAAGGTTGAGTTGGTAAACCACCTTTGTACCAATAATTTTTCTGAACTATTCAAACCTAAAATTCTCGATACAAAGGAAAATAAGGAATTTGATTGTTCAGTTTTTTCAGAGGGAAAAGATAACAAGTGTGGACTTGCCATAGTTACGAAATGTGAGTGGCCAGGAGAGAAAATATTAGGTACTTCTGTAGATAATCCAATTTCTAATGTACCAAATGCTCGAACCTTGTGTAAGGAATCTGAAGTTGTAGTTACAGATGTGCTGAATGATGTTTTGACAAGGGTAAAGAACTGGGTGGAAGGTGTTTTGGATGAAACATCACAATTGCAGGGTGATGTGGGAGGAAATGTTACAGTGAACAGCCAAGTGAAAAAAATGCACATTACTGAAAATGAGCCAGTAGAATCTATTCAAATTGACCTCAAACCGGAGGACTGTCTTAAAAGTGAACAAGAAAGAAGTTTATTCTGTGAAAATAAACAGAATGTAAAATCTCGTACTAGAGACACAATGACAGGAACAGATTTGGAAAATGAGTTGAAGGAAGAATCCATCTCATCTTGTGGTACTGGAAGTAGTTTCAAAACAGCACAGAAGTTAAAGGATGAAGCTGAAAGACTATCACTGGTAGAAGAAACCAAAGTGTCCACAGCGGATGAAACACACTTAATTACAGTAACACATCAACCGGGAAGTGACCGAGGTTTGGGAGTGGTACCCGAGTCGGGAAGCCAGGCGGAAGGGATTGCGTATCTGGCAGAAGGGCTGCAGAAAATACTGTCCATGAAAAGTAGTTCAGGTGAAATGGAAGTAGAGGAGGAAAAGGAGGCGGAAGAGGTAGCCGAACTAGGAAAATGCGAAGATTGTTGCAGTACCAAACCTCAGCGGGTCGAACCACGCGCGGCAGAATCCGGGGAGTCGACGAGCGTAGTTTCCGCAAGGATCGGCCACGTGGCCGCAGCGCAGGAAAAAAGTTGTTCGGAGGAAGACGGCCGGAAACGTGTGGAGACCGAGGAAGGAGTCAGTGTTCAGTCAGACTCCGCGAGTTTGGAGAATCGTCAGGAAAATTCAGCAGAGTGCACAGTGATGGAAGAATCGAATGAGGCGAAGGACCACGACTCAACTTCAGAGCAGTTTGTTGGTGGCGAACCGACGACCGGCAAGGAGGTGTACGGCCACCGGGAGCCGGCCGAGGACGAGAGTCCCGAGGCGCTGGCGGTGAAGGAGTCGATCCTGAGCGCGCTGGGCCTGCAGTCCCTCCGTGCcgccgcagcagcagcagcagcagcagccgccgccgccgccagcgAGGGCTCGGAGAAGCCAGGCTACACCGGCACGCTCAAGACCGTCATCAAGGTGAGCCGGTCGCCCGACAAGAAGAACGCCCGTGTGCAGGTGCGTGCCAAGAAGATCCGGGGAGCCGACAATCCCGGCAGCAGCACGGACGATGCACTGGATGAGCGTGAGGCCGTCGAGCTGGACGGAGTTGAACGAATCAAGTACAGTATTTATTCAGAG AGCAATTCTTCAGACGTGAATAAGACATCATTAAGCCCTGAGCAGGGAGTCAGAAAATCTGTCAAATTGAGCTGTACCCAACGGTTTCAGAATG ATGATGGTACTCAAGTGCTTGGAGAAAAGGATTCTACAGTCACAAATCAAGATGATGATGGGAAGTCAAG TGGGAAGCAAGATAGTAATCTCATCATTCCTGAAAAGAGTTCCTCCTTCTCCATCCATCCTCAGCGACTGTGTTCCGACGTCTGCAGCTACTGTTTCGGGAAGTTTGGCTCTTTGGACACCCCTTGTCACGTTGCTCAGCTCAAAAGTCTGGAAAGGCAGCGAAATATTTTAAGAA TTGAAACCCACCTCACGGCAGAATCTTGCCTGTGCGATGCGTGCTATCGCCATGTGGATCGGAAAGCAAACTGCCCCTCGTACAAACCAAACCGTAAGCGCCAGCACCGTTCAGACGACTCCCACCCAAAGTCTTTGTGCTGTGTGCAAGAATGTTCCCTCCCTGCGTACCACACCGTTAGAAGGAAATGGCTTCTCAAACTGAAGCGAAGCATAGCCAAAAAG GTGCCCATCGACATGGAGAAAGCGCCCCAGCACTTACCGTTTCCCTTGTGCTCGCAGCACTACTACTGGGTGGACTTCTTCATGGTTTGTGGGGTCTGCAAGCGGAAGTTGACCCGCAACCACATGTACCCGCTTGGGTCGGAGGTCACAGACCTCAACAAGTATCTCATAGGTGACGGCATACCGGTCCACCTCACCGACAAGATATTTCTGTGCAAACTGTGCCGGTACTTCTGCACGCTCAGGCTGAAACATAAAGACCCTTCGCAGCTGACAGGAAACCACAAGATGTTTTTTGATAGCTACAGAAAAAG AATCCTTCACTACAATGACATTGAAGTTATGGATAGCAATGAGGTAGCTCAACCTATCATAATGCCTCCTAAAAGTAAGCGACGAAAAACTAAAGACAAGGAGGCAAGCACAGAGACTGAAAGTGTAGGAAAAGCCAAGAACAAAAGTGATGTGATGCAGCCAACTGCAGCTGCCAGTGGTTCAGTTAGCATAACGTCCGAGCAGCAGCGAAGTGAGCCACAGGTGGAGTTCATCTGTCTGGGTAACGCAGGTAGTGACACAAACAGGTCTGGGGCTAGCACGCCCTCGGTAGACTACAGCACCCTGGACACCAGTGCAGGTACAACCACCATCAACATTGTGTCGTACGATACCGACACCGGAGGAAAGACGGCCAAGCACCGAGCAGGTCAGAGCTCCGGGCATTCCGTTCTCAAACGACCTTTCTACCCTGGCTCCGAAGAACTGCCTTTACATGCCAACTTCGACTTCCACAGCAAACTGCAAGACGAGAGGCTCTCGAAGCCCGGAGAGTGGGATAAGTGCACGGCGACCATACAGTTCGATAAACAGACCAAAAAGTTGTTTCAGCAACTTCAGCGTCCATACGGCAACCATTCAAGTTTCTTCAGACACCTCATCCTCCTGGAAAATTACTGGCGGTCGGGAGACCTCGCCCTCACGCCCAACGCCAGCCAAAGAGCCGTCAGCTACGTGACCAGCGTCAATAACAGGATCAGTGCTTTCGAAGGTCATTCGTCGCCTTTGTTTCCCGTTCCTCCCGCCACGGCTGTCATCTCGTCTGCCCCCAGCCTCCCGGTGATAGACTTGCCTCTGCGTCGCCCTGCCGGGTCCGGGGCCTCGCCGGTCGTGGTGGCATCGCAGGGCATGACCGTCATGGCCGTGCCCGCGTCGAGCGCTGCCAGCGTCTCCTGCACGCCCGTGTTCTCCTCCATACCGCTTGTGTCTGCTCCTTCACCCTCGCCCGTGTTCACCTCGCCGGGGAACTTCCTGCAGGGCAGGCGGGTCCCCAACGTGCTGCAGGTGACGGCGGGGGGCAAGTCCTTCTCCATCGTCCCCAACATGATGCAGATCAAGCAGCTCCAGGCCCTGCACCACAAGCAGCAGCTGGAGAAG